The genomic region CTTGCGGATCCGCCCATTCCGTCTGTCCGGGGAGGTCAAGCGCCGAACAGGCAACTTCTATTCGGCAGCAATCCGGATGATCTCGGCGTTATGCTCCTCGTGCTGCTTAAGCGGACGGTTGCCCGACAGCTTGCGGATCAGCACGTAGAACACTGGCGTCATGAAGATGCCGAAGAACGTCACGCCGATCATGCCGGAGAACACTGCCACGCCCATGGCCGCGCGCATCTCGGCGCCGGCACCTGTCGAGGTGATCAGAGGGACGACGCCCATGATGAAGGCCATCGATGTCATCAGGATCGGCCGCAGCCGCAAACGGCTGGCTTCCATGGCAGCCTGTACAGGCGTCCTGCCGGCAAACTCGAGTTCGCGGGCAAATTCGACGATCAGGATGGCGTTCTTCGCCGATAGCCCAACCAGCACCATCAACCCGATCTGGGTGAAGATGTTGTTGTCGCCTCCCATCAGCCAGACCCCGGTCAGCGCCGCAAAGACCCCCATAGGGACAATCATGACGATCGCCAGCGGCAGTGCGAGGCTTTCGTACTGTGCGGCCAGCACGAGGTAGACGAGCAGCAAGGCCAGCGGGAAAATGATCAGTCCGGAATTTCCGGCGATGATCTGCTGATAGGTCAGGTCGGTCCACTCGTAGCCGATGCCTTTTGGCAGAGTATCTGCCGCAATCCGCTCGACTGCTGCCTGCGCCTGGCCGGATGAAAACCCGGGTGCCGCGCCGCCGTTGATATCGGCAGCCAGGAAGCCGTTGTAGCGCGTCGTCCGCTCAGGCCCGGTGCTGGCCTCGACCTTCAGCAACGCCGAAAGCGGGATCATCTGCCCTGTCGACGAGCGCACCTTCAACTGCCCGATATCGCCGGGATGAGCCCGAAACTTGGCATCCGCCTGTATTCGGACGCTATAGGTACGTCCGAAAGCGTTGAAGTCGTTGACGTAGAGCGAGCCGAGATAGATCTGCAGCGTATCGAAGACATCCGTCACCGAGACACCCAGCTGCTCTGCCTTGGCGCGATCGAGGTCGGCGTAAAGCTGAGGCACGTTGATCTGGAAGCTCGAGAACAGACCCGCAAGCTCAGGCGCCTGATAGGCCTTGGCCAGAAACGCCTTGTTGGCTTCGTCGAGGGCCTGGTAGCCAAGTCCAGCCTTGTCCTCGAGCTGCAGCTTGAAGCCGCCGGTGGTGCCGAGGCCCTGGACGGGCGGCGGCGGGAACATGGCGATGAACGCTTCCTGGATGCCGCCGAACTTCTTGTTCAGCTGCATGGCGATGGCGCCGCTCGACAGATCGGGTGTCGTACGCTCCTCGAACGGCTTCAGCTTGACGAAGATGACGCCGGCATTCGAGGAGTTGGTGAACCCGTTGATCGACAGGCCGGGGAAAGCGATCGAATGCTCGACGCCCGGCTCCTTCATGGCGATCTCGCTCATCCGCTCGATGACATTCTGCGTCCGGTCAAGGCTGGCGGCATCCGGCAGCTGGGCAAAGCCGATCAGATACTGTTTATCCTGGGCAGGCACGAACCCGCCCGGCACCGCCTGGAACAGAAAGTAGGTGGCGCCGATCAGGGCGAGATAGACGACCATGACGACGCTCTTCATCGACAGGATGCCGCCGACCCCACGGCCATAGCCGTTCGAACCGC from Rhizobium tumorigenes harbors:
- a CDS encoding efflux RND transporter permease subunit, whose amino-acid sequence is MNMSRFFVDRPVFAGVLSVLILVGGLIGMGLLPISEYPEVVPPSIVVTAQYPGANPKVISETVATPIEEQINGVEGMLYMSSQATSNGLMTLTVTFKLGTDPDKAQQLVQNRVSQAEPRLPQNVRDLGINTVKSSPDLMMVVHLVSPDNRYDITYLRNYAVLNVKDRLARIQGVGQVEIFGSGDYAMRVWVDPQKTAERGLAADDIANAIRAQNVQAAAGVIGASPNLTGIDVQLNVNAQGRLQTPEEFGNIIVKSGTNGEITRLRDVARVELGASDYSLRSLLDGKSAVAIPVFQAPGSNAITISDEVHKTMNELQQAMPDGVKYEIVYDTTEFVRTSIDKVVHTLLEAIALVVVVVILFLQTWRASIIPLVAVPVSIIGTFGVMYMFGFSINALSLFGLVLAIGIVVDDAIVVVENVERNIENGLSPRDATYRAMKEVSGPIVAIALVLVAVFVPLAFISGLSGQFYRQFALTIAISTVISAFNSLTLSPALASLLLRDHHAPKDWLTRVMDKGLGWFFRGFNTVFQRGSNGYGRGVGGILSMKSVVMVVYLALIGATYFLFQAVPGGFVPAQDKQYLIGFAQLPDAASLDRTQNVIERMSEIAMKEPGVEHSIAFPGLSINGFTNSSNAGVIFVKLKPFEERTTPDLSSGAIAMQLNKKFGGIQEAFIAMFPPPPVQGLGTTGGFKLQLEDKAGLGYQALDEANKAFLAKAYQAPELAGLFSSFQINVPQLYADLDRAKAEQLGVSVTDVFDTLQIYLGSLYVNDFNAFGRTYSVRIQADAKFRAHPGDIGQLKVRSSTGQMIPLSALLKVEASTGPERTTRYNGFLAADINGGAAPGFSSGQAQAAVERIAADTLPKGIGYEWTDLTYQQIIAGNSGLIIFPLALLLVYLVLAAQYESLALPLAIVMIVPMGVFAALTGVWLMGGDNNIFTQIGLMVLVGLSAKNAILIVEFARELEFAGRTPVQAAMEASRLRLRPILMTSMAFIMGVVPLITSTGAGAEMRAAMGVAVFSGMIGVTFFGIFMTPVFYVLIRKLSGNRPLKQHEEHNAEIIRIAAE